Below is a genomic region from Citrobacter europaeus.
ATGTCTCTGCGCTAAAAATCACCGCTTCTATTTCTATTTATATGATTTTCTTATGTTTAATTTAGATAACCCCCATTTTTCTCTGATCTGACAGGAAGTTTCTGTTTTACAGATGGCTATTTTTGGACGTCCGGAGCGCCGTGCAAATGGTTAGAAAATGTACTATTTAGTCAGAAAATGCTAATCCACAATAAAAATACTGATTATTTTTTGTTCAAATGTGTTGCGGTGAAATATTACGTAACAGGAAGGGAGAAGAGGAAGGGTTGTGTTTAACGCGGGAGGGGGATCCCAAAATGTGATGTGGCTATAAAAAAGGCCAGCAATGCTGGCCTTTGTTTCTAAATGCAGGTTTAGAACGTAGCGTTACGCGGGGTACGCGGGAACGGAATAACATCACGGACGTTCTGTACGCCGGTAACGTAAGCGATCAGACGCTCGAAGCCCAAACCGAAGCCGGAATGTGGCACGGTACCGTAGCGACGCAGGTCGCGATACCACCAGTAATCTTCTTTGTTCAGACCCATCTCCAGCATACGGGCATCCAGTACGTCCAGACGCTCTTCACGCTGAGAACCACCGATGATTTCACCGATTCCCGGAGCCAGTACGTCCATTGCTGCAACGGTTTTACCGTCTTCGTTAAGGCGCATATAAAACGCTTTGATATCTTTCGGGTAGTTTTTAACCACCACCGGCGCTTTAAAATGCTCTTCAGCAAGGTAACGTTCGTGTTCAGAAGACAAGTCCACACCCCAGTAAACTGGGTTTTCAAACTGTTTGCCGCATTTTTCCAGGATGCTAACCGCGTCGGTGTAATCCACCTGAGCGAAGTCTGCGTCAATGAAACGTTCCAGGCGCGAAATCGCGTCTTTGTCGACACGTTCAGCGAAGAATTTCATGTCATCTGCACGCTCTGCCAGTACGGCTTTAAACGCGTACTTCAGCATCGCTTCAGCCAGAGCTGCAACATCGTTCAGGTCGGCGAAAGCCACTTCTGGCTCCAGCATCCAGAACTCTGCCAGGTGACGGCTGGTGTTAGAGTTTTCTGCACGGAACGTCGGACCAAAGGTATAAATTTTGGACAGGGCGCAGGCATAGGTTTCACCGTTCAACTGACCAGAAACGGTCAGGAAGGCTTCTTTACCAAAGAAGTCTTTATCGAAGTCGACTTTGCCCTGATCGTTACGCGGCAGGTTTTCCAGATCCAGCGTAGACACTCGGAACATTTCACCGGCACCTTCCGTATCGGAAGCGGTGATCAACGGAGTCGATACCCAAAAGAAACCCTGCTCGTGGAAGAAACGATGCAGAGCTTGCGCCAGCGTATGGCGTACACGCGCGACTGCACCAATCATGTTGGTACGCGGACGCATGTGCGCCACTTCACGCAGATACTCAATGCTGTGACGCTTAGCTGCCATTGGGTAGGTGTCAGGATCTTCAACCCAGCCCGTTACTTCAACCTCAGTGGCCTGAATTTCAAAGCTCTGTCCTTGTCCAGGTGATGCAACGACTTTACCCGTTACGATAACTGAACAACCCGTCGTCAGGCGCAGTACGTCCTGATTGTAATTGGGCAGAGAATTATTGATGACGGCCTGTACAGGATCAAAGCAGGAACCGTCATAAACGGCGAGGAAGGAGATGCCAGCTTTTGAATCTCGGCGGGTACGCACCCATCCGCGCACGGTGACTTCGCTGTCAACGGCTACGCGGCCCTGGAGTACGTCGGCTACAGGCACAACGCTCATAATATTCTCTCTGTTAATAGTCGGATATATAAACACATGTCCACCCGTAATGGGGGGATACCTATGTTACCTGGCATCTGCAATCAGACAAGCAGAATTCGTAGCTGGAGTGAAAGATTTCGGAAATAAACGCGAATAAGGGAGCCAAAATGGCTCCCTGGAAGGCTTAACTGGCTTTTTTGATATGCGGGAGATCGAAGGCTTTGCGCAGTGCGCGAACAAACGCTTTATCATGGCAGATGGTTTTACCCGGGCTGTCAGATAACTTCGCTACTGGTTTGCCGTTACACTCCACCAGTTTGATAACGATATTGAGCGGCTTAACCTGGGGAATATCGCAGGTTAGTCGTGTCCCAATGCCAAAACTCAACTGCACGCGAGAAGAGAAGTGGCGGTATAGCTCAATCGCTTTTTTCAGATCGAGATTATCTGAAAACACCAGCGTTTTGCTCAGCGGATCAATACCCAGTTTTTCATAATGGGCGATGGCTTTTTCACCCCATTCCACCGGGTCGCCAGAGTCATGGCGTAAACCCTGATAGCGGGTAGCGAACTCAACGCCAAAGTCGCGTAAAAACGCGTCCATGGTGATGCAGTCGGTCAATGCAATGCCGAGTTGGTCAGGATATTCATTTAACCATGCGGCCAGCGCAACGCGCTGGCTGGTGGCAAGCTCAGGGCTGATTTGCTGATGAGCCTGGAACCACTCATGCGCCTGCGTACCCATTGGGGTTAATGACAGGCGGCGGGCCAGATCGTAGTTACTGGTGCCGACAAACCAGGACTCTTGCTGCAGGCGTTTAACGATAGCTTGCTGCACTTCACGCGAAAAACGACGGCGCGTACCGAAATCCATCAGATGGAAGCGAGACATATCGACATCTTTCGTTAAAGCAGAGAATTCTACTAGTTTGCTTTCCAGCTCATCGAGTGCCTGCGGGACGCCTGATTCAGGTGAACGGTAACGGTGTACCAGCTCACTAATCACCGCCAACAGCGGGACTTCCCACATGATCACTTCACGCCACGGACCGGTTAAGCGGATGTTTAGCTTACCGTTATCATTAGTGACGCAAACCTGTTCCGGGTTATAGCGGAAATCACGTAACCAGGTGAGGTAATCAGCTTTAAAGAAAGGCAGGCCGGAGAGCCACTGGTACTCGTCCTCCTGCAGTCGCAGGTGTTGCATAGCATTCACCTGCTCACGAATAGAATCGGCATAAATACCGAGCAGGTCATCGCCACGGCAACGAAATTCAGCCGCTACTTGTACATCATAGTAGTGGTGAAAAACGGCTTGCTGCATATGCAACTTATAAGCGTCTGTATCCAGCAGCGAGTGCAAAACAGGAGAAGCGAATTGTGTCATAGGTGCGCAGTAGCATCCTCTCACGGGAGCGTTTAGTACAATAAACAACTAAGAAAACCGCTGGAGTATACCCTGTTTAGCGATTTATTGAACCCCGATCACACCATAAGCTGTCTTTCTGGTCGAGGGCATTTCGTGCCGCGTGTTATAAAAATGTAGCAAAAAGGGTGTTTGTGCCTGAAAAGATGAACATTCTGCGTAGCGCGATTTACGCAACAGGAATAGACTGAAGCCGAGACTCTACCAAAGATGCTAAAGGTTTTTTATGACACAACAGCCACAAGCCAAATACCGTCACGACTATCGTGCGCCGGATTACCAGATTACTGATATTGACTTGACCTTTGACCTGGATGCTGAAAAAACCGTGGTCACCGCAGTGAGCCTGGCTATCCGTCATGGCGCGCCTGATGCGCCTCTGCGCCTGAATGGCGAAGATCTGACTCTGGTGTCGATCCACGTGAACGACGAACCGTGGACAGAGTATAAAGAAGAAGAGGGCGCTCTGGTCATCAGTCAACTGCCGGAACGTTTTACGCTGCGTATCGTGAATGAAATTAGCCCAGCGGCCAATACCGCGCTGGAAGGACTGTACAAGTCCGGCGACGCGCTGTGCACCCAGTGTGAAGCGGAAGGTTTCCGTCATATTACCTGGTATCTCGACAGGCCTGATGTCCTGGCGCGTTTTACCACCAAAATTATCGCCGATAAAACCCAATATCCGTTCCTGCTCTCCAACGGTAACCGCGTGGCGCAGGGGGAACTGGAAAATGGTCGTCACTGGGTACAGTGGCAGGATCCGTTCCCGAAACCGTGCTATCTGTTTGCGCTGGTAGCCGGCGATTTCGACGTTCTTCGCGACATCTTTACTACCCGTTCCGGGCGTGAAGTAGCGCTGGAACTGTACGTCGATCGCGGCAACCTTGACCGCGCGCCGTGGGCGATGACCTCGCTGAAAAACTCCATGAAATGGGATGAAGAGCGCTTTGGCCTCGAGTATGACCTCGATATCTATATGATTGTCGCCGTGGATTTCTTCAACATGGGCGCGATGGAGAATAAAGGTCTGAACATCTTTAACTCCAAATATGTGCTGGCACGTACCGATACCGCCACCGACAAAGACTACCTCGATATTGAGCGCGTCATCGGTCATGAGTATTTCCACAACTGGACCGGCAACCGCGTGACCTGTCGCGACTGGTTCCAGTTGAGCCTGAAAGAAGGGTTAACCGTGTTCCGCGATCAGGAGTTCAGTTCCGATCTCGGCTCACGTGCGGTAAACCGGATCAGCAATGTGCGTACCATGCGTGGCCTGCAGTTTGCCGAGGATGCCAGCCCAATGGCGCATCCTATCCGTCCGGATATGGTCATCGAAATGAACAACTTCTATACCCTGACCGTGTACGAAAAGGGCGCTGAAGTGATTCGTATGATCCACACCTTGCTGGGTGAGGCTAACTTCCAGAAAGGGATGCAACTGTACTTTGAGCGTCACGACGGCAGTGCTGCAACCTGTGATGATTTCGTGCAGGCGATGGAAGATGCGTCCAATGTCGATCTCTCGCATTTCCGCCGCTGGTACAGTCAGTCCGGTACGCCGATTCTGACCGTGCGTGATGACTACAATCCGTCAACTGAGCAGTACACGCTGACTATCAGCCAGCGCACGCCGGCCACGCCGGATCAGGCCGAAAAACAGCCGCTGCATATTCCTTTCGCCCTTGAGTTGTATGACAACGAAGGGAAAGTGATCCCGTTACAAAAAGGCGGGCATCCGGTGAATTCCGTACTGAACGTCACTCAGGCAGAGCAGACGTTTGTCTTTGATAACGTCTACTTCCAGCCGGTTCCGGCGCTGCTGTGCGAATTCTCCGCGCCGGTCAAACTGGAATACAAATGGAGCGATCAGCAACTGACCTTCCTGATGCGTCATGCGCGTAACGATTTCTCTCGTTGGGACGCGGCGCAAAGCCTGCTGGCGACCTATATTAAGCTTAACGTTTCCCGGCATCAGCAGGGCCAGCCGCTGTCGCTGCCGGTACACGTGGCCGATGCATTCCGCGCAATTCTGCTGGATGAGAAAATCGATCCGGCGCTGGCGGCAGAGATCCTGACGCTGCCTTCAGTAAACGAAATTGCAGAACTGTTTGATATCATCGATCCGGTGGCGATAACCGAAGTACGCGAAGCGTTAACCCGCACGCTGGCAGCCGAGCTGGCGGATGAATTCCTCGCCATCTATAACGCTAATCATCTTGATGAGTACCGCGTTGAGCATGCCGATATTGGCAAGCGTACGCTGCGTAACGCCTGCCTACGTTTCCTGGCCTTTGGCGAAACCCATCTGGCTGACACGCTGGTAAGCAAGCAGTACCGCGAAGCCAACAACATGACCGATGCGCTGGCGGCGCTGTCGGCGGCAGTGGCGGCACAACTGCCTTGTCGCGACGCGCTAATGCAGGAGTATGACGATAAGTGGCACCATGACGGCCTGGTGATGGACAAATGGTTTATCCTGCAATCCACAAGCCCGGCGAGAAACGTGCTGGAAACGGTTCGTGGCCTGCTGAATCATCGCTCTTTCAGTATGAGTAACCCGAACCGAATCCGTTCTCTGATCGGTGCCTTTGCGGGTAGCAACCCGGCGGCATTCCATGCGGAAGATGGTAGCGGCTATCAGTTCCTGGTCGACATGCTGACTGAACTCAATAGCCGTAACCCGCAGGTGGCGTCACGTCTGATTGAGCCGCTGATTCGCTTAAAACGTTATGATGCAAAACGTCAGGCGAAGATGCGTGCGGCGCTGGAACAACTGAAAGGTCTGGAGAATCTCTCCGGCGATCTGTTCGAGAAGATTGACAAAGCGTTAGCCTGAAACGTTGACCTGTAGTTTAGTAGGCCGGATAAGGCGGTAATGCCGCCATCCGGCGAAAGGCCCGGGAAGCGCTACCGGGCCTGGTTTTCTGAGTGTTTATCCATGTCGACGGATCGGTTGTTCCGTCTCGCCGCGTTTCATAACCCGGTTCAACACTTCCGCTTCCAGTTCGGCTAACCGCACCGATCCCAAACGGCGGGGGCGCTGAATATCCACGGTCAGATCCAGCCCGATTTTGCCATCCTCGATCAACAGCACGCGGTCTGCCATCGCAACGGCCTCACTGACATCGTGCGTCACCAGCAGCACCGTAAAGCCGTGATCCTGCCACAGCGAGACAATCAGCTCCTGCATTTCAAGGCGGGTTAAGGCATCGAGCGCGCCGAGGGGTTCATCCAGCAGCAGTAGACCGGGGCGATGAATTAAAGCCCGCGCCAGGGCCACACGCTGTTTTTGGCCTCCGGACAGAGCGGCAGGCCATTCCTGAGCACGACTCTCAAGTCCAACTGCGGCCAGCGCATCTCGGGCCGCTCCGCGCCAGTGACCTTTCAGACCCAGGCCCACGTTATCGATAACCGTCTTCCATGGCAGCAGACGCGCGTCCTGAAACATCATTCGCGTATCATCCTGAATATCCGCCAACGGGGTGGTTCCGGCAAGTAATGCGCCTGAGGAGGGGGACTCCAGTCCAGCCAGCAGACGCAGCAACGTGCTTTTACCACCGCCGCTGCGGCCAACCACGGCAACGAATTGTCCGGCCGGAATGTGCAAATTTAACTGATTGAGCACTGTATTGGCGGCGTATTGTTTCGTCACGGCGCTCAGCAACAGCGGCGTGCCCTGGTTCAAGCGAGCGGTATTCATACGGTAACCTCCTTCACATGGTAAGCCGGGTTCCAGCGCAGCCAGATTCGCTCCAGCAATTGGGCGCTGACGTCGGCCAATTTGCCGAGCAGGGCGTAGAGAATAATGGCCACCACGACCACATCGGTTTGCAGAAATTCGCGGGCGTTCATCGCCAGGTAACCGATACCGGCATTGGCTGAAATGGTTTCTGCGACGATAAGCGTCAGCCACATCAGTCCGAGAGCAAAACGTACGCCGACCATAATTGAGGGCAGGGCTCCTGGGAGGATCACATGAAGGAACAGTGAAAAGCCGGACAACCCATAGCTGCGCGCCATTTCTACCAGCCCACGATCGATATTACGGATCCCATGCCAGGTGTTAATGTAAATCGGGAACAGCGTGCCCAGGGCGACGAGAAAGATCTTGGCGGATTCATCAATACCGAACCACAAAATTACCAGCGGGATCAGCGCCAGATGCGGTACGTTACGTAGCATCTGCACCGAAGTATCCAGCAGACGTTCTCCCCAACGCGAAAGACCGCTGATCAGTCCCAGCGTCAGGCCAATCGATCCACCGATGGAGAATCCGATCAGCGCGCGCCATGAGCTGATTGCCAGATGCTGCCAAAGCTCGCCGCTGGCGGAAAGCGTCCAGAAGGCTTCGACAACGCCCTCCGGTGAGGGCAGGATGCGGGTGGACAGCCAGCCCATTGATGATGCGAGCTGCCAGAGCGCCACCATACCTACCGGTAAAAACCAGGGCGCGAGGCGCAATAACCACCTGTTTTTAGGCGTTGTCATTCGCAGCTCCTTAGCTTTGCGCGACTTTGCGCGGGATAAATTCGTTTGCCACCGCTTCGCCTTGTTGTTGCAGGCGTTGTGGCTGCGGAAGTTCTGGTATAGCGACATCCAGGTGAGGGAACAGCAGCTCGCCAACCTTGTACGCCTCTTCCAGATGCGGATACCCGGACAACACAAAGCTGTCGATTCCCAGTGCGGCATACTCGTTGATACGCGCCGCGACCGTCGGACCATCTCCGACCAGCGCGGTACCCGCGCCACCGCGAACCAGTCCAACACCTGCCCACAGATTCGGACTAATTTCCAGTTTGTCGCGTTTACCGTTGTGCAGTGCCGCCATTCGCTGCTGACCAACTGAATCCGTTCTTGAGAAGGCGGCCTGGGCTTTGGCAATGGTGTCGTCATCCAGATGGGCTATCAGACGATCCGCTGCCTGCCATGCCTCTTGCGTTGTCTCCCGTACGATCACATGCAGACGAATACCAAAGCGGATCTTGCGCCCAAGCGCCGCCG
It encodes:
- the asnS gene encoding asparagine--tRNA ligase — its product is MSVVPVADVLQGRVAVDSEVTVRGWVRTRRDSKAGISFLAVYDGSCFDPVQAVINNSLPNYNQDVLRLTTGCSVIVTGKVVASPGQGQSFEIQATEVEVTGWVEDPDTYPMAAKRHSIEYLREVAHMRPRTNMIGAVARVRHTLAQALHRFFHEQGFFWVSTPLITASDTEGAGEMFRVSTLDLENLPRNDQGKVDFDKDFFGKEAFLTVSGQLNGETYACALSKIYTFGPTFRAENSNTSRHLAEFWMLEPEVAFADLNDVAALAEAMLKYAFKAVLAERADDMKFFAERVDKDAISRLERFIDADFAQVDYTDAVSILEKCGKQFENPVYWGVDLSSEHERYLAEEHFKAPVVVKNYPKDIKAFYMRLNEDGKTVAAMDVLAPGIGEIIGGSQREERLDVLDARMLEMGLNKEDYWWYRDLRRYGTVPHSGFGLGFERLIAYVTGVQNVRDVIPFPRTPRNATF
- the pepN gene encoding aminopeptidase N, giving the protein MTQQPQAKYRHDYRAPDYQITDIDLTFDLDAEKTVVTAVSLAIRHGAPDAPLRLNGEDLTLVSIHVNDEPWTEYKEEEGALVISQLPERFTLRIVNEISPAANTALEGLYKSGDALCTQCEAEGFRHITWYLDRPDVLARFTTKIIADKTQYPFLLSNGNRVAQGELENGRHWVQWQDPFPKPCYLFALVAGDFDVLRDIFTTRSGREVALELYVDRGNLDRAPWAMTSLKNSMKWDEERFGLEYDLDIYMIVAVDFFNMGAMENKGLNIFNSKYVLARTDTATDKDYLDIERVIGHEYFHNWTGNRVTCRDWFQLSLKEGLTVFRDQEFSSDLGSRAVNRISNVRTMRGLQFAEDASPMAHPIRPDMVIEMNNFYTLTVYEKGAEVIRMIHTLLGEANFQKGMQLYFERHDGSAATCDDFVQAMEDASNVDLSHFRRWYSQSGTPILTVRDDYNPSTEQYTLTISQRTPATPDQAEKQPLHIPFALELYDNEGKVIPLQKGGHPVNSVLNVTQAEQTFVFDNVYFQPVPALLCEFSAPVKLEYKWSDQQLTFLMRHARNDFSRWDAAQSLLATYIKLNVSRHQQGQPLSLPVHVADAFRAILLDEKIDPALAAEILTLPSVNEIAELFDIIDPVAITEVREALTRTLAAELADEFLAIYNANHLDEYRVEHADIGKRTLRNACLRFLAFGETHLADTLVSKQYREANNMTDALAALSAAVAAQLPCRDALMQEYDDKWHHDGLVMDKWFILQSTSPARNVLETVRGLLNHRSFSMSNPNRIRSLIGAFAGSNPAAFHAEDGSGYQFLVDMLTELNSRNPQVASRLIEPLIRLKRYDAKRQAKMRAALEQLKGLENLSGDLFEKIDKALA
- the ssuC gene encoding aliphatic sulfonate ABC transporter permease SsuC; this encodes MTTPKNRWLLRLAPWFLPVGMVALWQLASSMGWLSTRILPSPEGVVEAFWTLSASGELWQHLAISSWRALIGFSIGGSIGLTLGLISGLSRWGERLLDTSVQMLRNVPHLALIPLVILWFGIDESAKIFLVALGTLFPIYINTWHGIRNIDRGLVEMARSYGLSGFSLFLHVILPGALPSIMVGVRFALGLMWLTLIVAETISANAGIGYLAMNAREFLQTDVVVVAIILYALLGKLADVSAQLLERIWLRWNPAYHVKEVTV
- the pncB gene encoding nicotinate phosphoribosyltransferase is translated as MTQFASPVLHSLLDTDAYKLHMQQAVFHHYYDVQVAAEFRCRGDDLLGIYADSIREQVNAMQHLRLQEDEYQWLSGLPFFKADYLTWLRDFRYNPEQVCVTNDNGKLNIRLTGPWREVIMWEVPLLAVISELVHRYRSPESGVPQALDELESKLVEFSALTKDVDMSRFHLMDFGTRRRFSREVQQAIVKRLQQESWFVGTSNYDLARRLSLTPMGTQAHEWFQAHQQISPELATSQRVALAAWLNEYPDQLGIALTDCITMDAFLRDFGVEFATRYQGLRHDSGDPVEWGEKAIAHYEKLGIDPLSKTLVFSDNLDLKKAIELYRHFSSRVQLSFGIGTRLTCDIPQVKPLNIVIKLVECNGKPVAKLSDSPGKTICHDKAFVRALRKAFDLPHIKKAS
- the ssuB gene encoding aliphatic sulfonates ABC transporter ATP-binding protein, translating into MNTARLNQGTPLLLSAVTKQYAANTVLNQLNLHIPAGQFVAVVGRSGGGKSTLLRLLAGLESPSSGALLAGTTPLADIQDDTRMMFQDARLLPWKTVIDNVGLGLKGHWRGAARDALAAVGLESRAQEWPAALSGGQKQRVALARALIHRPGLLLLDEPLGALDALTRLEMQELIVSLWQDHGFTVLLVTHDVSEAVAMADRVLLIEDGKIGLDLTVDIQRPRRLGSVRLAELEAEVLNRVMKRGETEQPIRRHG